A DNA window from Litorivicinus lipolyticus contains the following coding sequences:
- the pilQ gene encoding type IV pilus secretin PilQ — MSRFLTLSTIAVTALASMAALARPVVMTDLSIQSQASDRLEVSMAFDGPAPDPRSYTVDQPARIAIDLDQTGSALDKRYFQIGGENAQGITVVESAGRTRVIVNLKSLMPYDLFSDGNRLTLALGGKVRERVSQAPVPMKSAVQTAIKDIDFRRGDEGEGMVQIALTDASVSPEITQQGQVIRVRFASVDIPPALQRRLDVVDFATPVRQIDAFAEGGDTVLAIRPDGAFDYIAFQTDSLFTVAVKPISQKEQAVRDEAAKYTGETLSLNFQDIEVRKVLNLIADFTDLNLVASDTVGGNITLRLKNVPWDQALDLVLRTKGLDKRQVGNVLLVAPAEEIAAREQLELETQKAAQELAPLRTEFIQVQYSKAADIAGLLTGAGVEGNTDAADSSVLLTARGSVAVDDRTNTLIVQDTAAKLQEIRDLMDVLDIPVRQVLIEARIVTADSSFAKRVGVKWGFLGQATGNGSSVARVGDSITSLGNLAGQGVAATDLAGVVGPQAPTIGADALNVDLIPAGSESGSFALGLATSDLLLNLELSALESEGRGEVVAQPKVVTADQQKALIEQGAQIPYVTAGDGDTNVQFKNAVLSLEVTPQITPDGNVIMDLNIVQDSQGGTTPKGEIIIDTRKLTTQVLVGDGETIVLGGVFQEERTNDVQKVPVLGDLPILGKLFRNKVVIENKKELLIFITPKLINDALARR, encoded by the coding sequence ATGTCGAGGTTTCTAACACTTTCAACCATTGCCGTGACCGCACTGGCAAGCATGGCAGCACTGGCCCGCCCGGTTGTCATGACCGACCTGTCGATTCAGTCCCAGGCGTCGGACCGGCTAGAAGTTAGCATGGCGTTTGACGGGCCGGCCCCGGATCCGCGTAGCTACACGGTCGACCAGCCGGCGCGCATCGCGATCGATCTGGATCAAACCGGCAGTGCGCTGGATAAACGCTACTTTCAAATCGGTGGCGAAAATGCCCAGGGCATCACGGTGGTTGAATCCGCCGGGCGTACCCGGGTGATCGTCAACTTAAAGTCGTTGATGCCGTATGACCTGTTCTCGGACGGTAATCGGCTGACCCTTGCACTGGGCGGTAAGGTTCGTGAAAGGGTATCCCAGGCGCCGGTTCCGATGAAAAGCGCGGTCCAGACCGCGATCAAAGATATCGATTTTCGGCGCGGTGACGAAGGCGAGGGCATGGTTCAAATCGCCCTGACCGACGCCTCGGTGTCGCCTGAAATTACCCAGCAGGGCCAGGTCATCCGCGTTCGCTTCGCCTCGGTTGATATTCCGCCCGCACTGCAGCGGCGCTTGGATGTGGTCGATTTTGCCACTCCGGTCCGCCAGATCGATGCCTTTGCAGAGGGCGGCGACACGGTCTTGGCGATTCGCCCGGACGGCGCTTTTGATTACATTGCGTTCCAAACGGATTCGCTGTTCACGGTGGCGGTTAAGCCGATCAGCCAAAAAGAACAAGCGGTGCGTGACGAGGCGGCCAAGTACACTGGCGAAACGCTTAGCCTGAACTTCCAAGACATTGAAGTGCGCAAGGTTCTGAACTTGATAGCGGACTTCACCGACTTGAACCTGGTGGCATCGGATACCGTGGGCGGCAACATCACCCTACGCTTGAAAAACGTGCCCTGGGATCAGGCGCTGGACTTGGTGCTGCGGACCAAGGGCTTGGACAAGCGCCAGGTCGGCAACGTCTTGCTGGTCGCACCGGCCGAGGAAATCGCGGCGCGCGAACAGCTCGAGCTGGAAACCCAAAAAGCGGCACAGGAATTGGCCCCGCTGCGGACCGAATTCATTCAAGTGCAGTACTCCAAAGCCGCCGACATTGCCGGTCTGCTGACTGGAGCGGGGGTTGAGGGCAACACCGATGCGGCCGACTCGTCGGTGCTGTTGACGGCGCGCGGTAGCGTCGCGGTCGATGACCGCACCAATACGCTGATCGTCCAGGACACGGCGGCTAAGTTGCAGGAAATTCGTGACCTGATGGACGTGCTGGATATTCCCGTACGCCAGGTCTTGATCGAAGCGCGCATCGTCACCGCGGACAGCAGCTTTGCCAAGCGTGTCGGCGTTAAATGGGGCTTTCTTGGCCAGGCCACCGGCAATGGCAGCAGCGTGGCACGGGTTGGCGACAGCATCACGTCTTTGGGTAACCTGGCCGGTCAAGGCGTGGCGGCGACCGATTTGGCCGGTGTAGTCGGTCCGCAGGCGCCGACGATCGGTGCGGATGCACTGAATGTCGATTTGATTCCGGCCGGTTCTGAAAGCGGCTCCTTTGCGCTGGGGTTGGCGACCAGCGATCTGTTGTTGAACTTGGAGCTGAGTGCGCTGGAAAGCGAAGGCCGCGGTGAAGTGGTCGCCCAGCCCAAGGTGGTGACGGCGGATCAGCAAAAAGCCTTGATCGAACAGGGCGCACAGATTCCGTATGTGACGGCCGGCGACGGCGACACCAACGTGCAGTTTAAAAATGCGGTGTTGTCATTGGAGGTCACGCCCCAGATCACACCCGACGGCAACGTCATCATGGATCTGAATATTGTCCAAGACAGCCAGGGCGGCACCACGCCAAAAGGGGAAATCATCATCGACACGCGCAAGCTGACCACTCAGGTGTTGGTGGGCGACGGTGAAACCATTGTGTTGGGCGGTGTGTTCCAAGAAGAGCGCACCAATGACGTCCAAAAAGTACCGGTCCTAGGGGACTTGCCGATACTGGGCAAGCTATTTCGCAACAAGGTCGTTATAGAAAACAAGAAAGAACTGTTAATCTTCATCACACCTAAATTGATTAACGATGCATTAGCGAGACGGTAG
- the gltB gene encoding glutamate synthase large subunit, which translates to MTKALYTPGEFRDNCGFGLIAHMSGDPSHELVSTAIESLTCMTHRGGIAADGKTGDGCGLLLAAPKEFLRAVGEQATGAELDETFAAGMLFLSQDEAKAAHARAVVEAKLTARGVSIAGWRVVPTDASFLGPIAVDQLPRFEQVFINAAGLSEVAFDTALFMAYREATLALADDIDFYVCSMSRKVISYKGLMMPKDLPAFYPDLADPRLASHICVFHQRFSTNTLPRWPLAQPFRMLAHNGEINTIQGNRSWARARSSLFATPMLPEIDAIQPIVNTTGSDSSSMDNMLEVLVAGGMDLFRAVRMMVPPAWQNVEGMDAELRAFHDYNSMHMEPWDGPAGLVLTEGRYAVCLLDRNGLRPSRYVITKNGFITLASEIGTYDYKPEDVVAKGRVGPGQILAVDTETGRVMHTSEIDGQLKVSQPYKKWLRENAIRLESELVEGMHRVEQLKGDLKTYMKQFLVSFEERDQVIRPMAENAQEAVGSMGDDTPMAVLSMKQRNIADYFRQQFAQVTNPPIDPLREAVVMSLETCVGAERNVFEESPLHAARVILKSPILGPSKFAKLLELDRSGFRSSVHHIFFDPSKETLHAGIQRLLGETEAAVKAGNTLIVLSDRHIDKGGIPIPAAMMVGAVHHHLINKGLRCQCNLIVSTGSARDSHQMAVLIGFGATAIYPYLAYRLIDDLVESRELVGDRNRLAKNYRKSVNKGLMKIMSKMGISTIASYRGSQLFEAIGLSDEVVDLCFTGTPSRIQGATFSDLEDDAKVTAKLAGRHSKGIDQGGLLKYVHGGEYHAFNPDVIQTLQKAVQNGSYEYYQEYADLVNNRPVATLRDLFDLKTSAPIDIDQVEPVESILKRFDSAGMSLGALSPEAHEQLAQAMNELGARSNSGEGGEDPNRFGTNRVSKIKQIASGRFGVTPHYLVNAEVLQIKVAQGAKPGEGGQLPGGKVNQLIARLRHSVPGVTLISPPPHHDIYSIEDLAQLIFDLKQVNPEALVSVKLVSEPGVGTIAAGVAKAYADLITISGYDGGTAASPLTSIRHAGSPWELGLAEAQQALRSNDLRGKVRVQTDGGLKTGLDVVKAAILGAESFGFGTTPMVAMGCKYLRICHLNNCATGVATQDEWLREQHFRGKVEMVKHFFTFVAEETREWMARAGVRTLNELIGRTDLLTQAEGLTSKQAHLDLSPMLENKLVPADKPQYCTQAKNEPFDRGLLAERMVRDLRFAIEGKIGAEATYDVTNCDRSIGARLSGEIARRWGNHGMSEAPLNLALRGTAGQSFGVWNAGGLNLNLEGDANDYVGKGMAGGRITIRPPQRSEFVARETSIIGNTCLYGATGGTLYAAGRAGERFAVRNSGATAIVEGAGDHCCEYMTGGMVIVLGKTGYNFGAGMTGGFAYVLDEDRQFVDLYNHELVDITRVGSEAMEDHAQYLRAQLAAYVEATASAWGSEILADFEHYLQQFWLVKPKAAGLDTLLRQSRAMAQ; encoded by the coding sequence TTGACTAAAGCTTTATACACGCCCGGCGAATTCCGCGATAACTGCGGCTTTGGTTTGATCGCCCACATGAGCGGTGATCCGAGCCACGAATTGGTCAGTACGGCGATTGAATCTTTGACCTGTATGACCCACCGAGGTGGCATCGCAGCGGACGGTAAAACCGGCGACGGCTGTGGTCTATTGTTGGCCGCGCCCAAAGAATTTTTGCGCGCTGTCGGCGAGCAAGCGACCGGCGCCGAGCTGGACGAGACCTTTGCCGCCGGCATGCTGTTTTTATCTCAGGACGAAGCCAAAGCGGCGCACGCGCGTGCCGTGGTCGAAGCCAAGCTGACTGCGCGCGGTGTGTCGATTGCCGGCTGGCGTGTAGTGCCCACCGACGCATCTTTTTTGGGACCGATTGCGGTCGATCAACTGCCGCGCTTTGAACAGGTCTTTATCAATGCCGCAGGCCTCAGCGAAGTGGCCTTTGATACCGCGCTGTTCATGGCCTACCGCGAAGCGACCTTGGCGCTGGCCGATGACATTGACTTTTACGTGTGCTCCATGTCGCGCAAGGTCATCAGCTACAAAGGTCTGATGATGCCCAAGGACCTGCCGGCATTTTACCCGGACCTGGCGGATCCGCGTTTGGCCTCGCACATCTGTGTGTTCCACCAGCGCTTCTCGACCAACACCTTGCCGCGTTGGCCGCTGGCGCAGCCGTTCCGGATGCTGGCGCACAATGGCGAGATCAACACCATTCAGGGCAATCGCAGCTGGGCGCGTGCGCGCTCGAGCCTGTTCGCGACCCCGATGCTGCCTGAAATCGACGCGATTCAGCCGATCGTCAACACCACCGGTTCCGACTCATCATCCATGGACAACATGCTGGAGGTGCTGGTCGCCGGTGGCATGGATCTGTTCCGTGCGGTGCGCATGATGGTGCCGCCGGCGTGGCAAAACGTTGAAGGCATGGACGCTGAATTGCGCGCGTTCCACGACTACAATTCTATGCACATGGAGCCCTGGGATGGTCCGGCCGGCTTGGTCCTGACTGAAGGTCGTTACGCGGTGTGTTTGTTGGACCGCAACGGTCTGCGGCCGTCACGCTACGTGATTACCAAAAACGGCTTTATTACCCTGGCGTCGGAAATCGGCACCTACGATTACAAGCCCGAGGACGTGGTCGCTAAAGGTCGTGTCGGCCCCGGCCAGATCTTGGCTGTGGACACCGAGACGGGCCGTGTCATGCACACCAGCGAAATTGACGGCCAGCTCAAAGTGAGTCAGCCGTACAAAAAGTGGTTACGTGAAAACGCGATCCGCCTAGAAAGCGAGCTGGTTGAGGGCATGCACCGGGTCGAGCAGCTTAAGGGTGACCTTAAGACCTACATGAAGCAGTTCCTGGTGAGCTTTGAGGAGCGCGATCAGGTCATCCGTCCGATGGCTGAAAACGCCCAAGAAGCGGTCGGTTCCATGGGCGATGACACGCCGATGGCGGTGCTGTCGATGAAACAGCGCAACATTGCGGACTACTTCCGTCAGCAGTTTGCCCAGGTCACCAACCCGCCGATTGATCCGCTGCGTGAAGCGGTCGTGATGAGCTTGGAAACCTGTGTTGGTGCCGAGCGCAATGTATTCGAAGAGTCGCCGTTGCATGCCGCGCGTGTGATCTTGAAGTCGCCTATTTTGGGGCCGTCAAAGTTCGCCAAGTTGCTGGAACTTGACCGTTCGGGTTTCCGTTCGAGCGTTCACCACATCTTCTTCGACCCAAGCAAAGAAACGCTGCATGCCGGCATTCAGCGCTTGTTGGGCGAAACCGAAGCGGCCGTCAAAGCGGGCAACACGCTGATCGTGTTGTCGGACCGTCACATCGACAAGGGCGGCATTCCGATTCCAGCGGCGATGATGGTTGGTGCCGTCCACCACCACCTGATCAATAAAGGGCTGCGCTGCCAGTGCAACCTGATTGTGTCGACCGGCAGTGCACGCGATTCGCACCAAATGGCGGTTCTGATCGGCTTTGGCGCGACCGCCATCTACCCGTACTTGGCGTACCGCTTGATCGACGATCTGGTCGAGTCACGCGAGTTGGTCGGTGATCGCAACCGTCTGGCCAAAAATTACCGTAAGTCCGTCAACAAGGGCCTGATGAAAATCATGTCCAAAATGGGCATCTCGACCATCGCCAGCTACCGCGGGTCACAGTTGTTTGAAGCGATTGGCCTTAGTGACGAAGTCGTGGACCTGTGCTTTACCGGCACCCCCAGCCGTATCCAGGGCGCGACCTTTAGCGATTTGGAAGACGATGCCAAGGTCACGGCCAAGTTGGCCGGACGCCACAGCAAGGGCATCGACCAGGGCGGGCTGCTGAAGTACGTTCACGGCGGTGAATATCACGCCTTTAACCCGGACGTGATTCAGACCCTGCAAAAAGCGGTTCAGAACGGTTCGTACGAGTACTACCAAGAGTATGCGGACCTGGTCAATAACCGCCCGGTTGCGACCTTGCGTGACCTGTTCGACCTGAAAACATCGGCGCCGATCGATATCGATCAGGTCGAGCCGGTCGAGTCGATTTTGAAGCGCTTTGACTCGGCGGGTATGAGCTTGGGTGCGTTGAGTCCGGAGGCTCACGAGCAGCTGGCGCAGGCCATGAACGAGTTGGGCGCGCGCTCAAACTCAGGCGAGGGCGGCGAAGACCCCAACCGCTTTGGCACCAATCGCGTCAGCAAGATCAAGCAGATCGCGTCGGGCCGATTCGGCGTTACACCGCACTACTTGGTCAACGCTGAAGTGCTACAAATTAAAGTCGCTCAGGGTGCCAAGCCCGGTGAAGGCGGCCAGTTGCCCGGTGGCAAGGTCAACCAGCTGATTGCGCGCTTGCGCCATTCGGTCCCGGGCGTGACCTTGATTTCACCGCCGCCGCACCACGACATCTATTCGATCGAAGATTTGGCTCAGCTGATTTTCGATTTGAAACAGGTCAACCCCGAGGCCCTGGTGAGCGTCAAACTGGTCTCCGAGCCTGGCGTTGGCACCATTGCCGCCGGCGTTGCCAAGGCTTATGCCGACCTGATTACGATTTCCGGCTACGACGGCGGTACCGCCGCCTCACCGCTGACCTCGATCCGTCACGCCGGTTCGCCTTGGGAGCTTGGCTTGGCCGAAGCGCAACAGGCACTCCGGTCGAACGACCTGCGTGGCAAGGTCCGAGTCCAGACCGACGGCGGTTTGAAAACCGGTTTGGATGTGGTTAAGGCCGCGATTCTGGGCGCCGAGAGCTTCGGCTTCGGGACTACGCCGATGGTCGCCATGGGCTGTAAGTACCTGCGTATTTGTCACCTCAATAACTGCGCTACCGGGGTTGCCACCCAGGACGAGTGGCTGCGCGAGCAGCACTTCCGCGGCAAGGTCGAGATGGTCAAGCATTTCTTTACCTTTGTTGCCGAAGAAACTCGCGAGTGGATGGCGCGTGCCGGCGTGCGTACGCTCAATGAACTGATTGGCCGCACTGACTTACTGACCCAGGCCGAGGGCCTAACCAGCAAGCAAGCACACTTGGATTTGAGCCCAATGCTCGAAAACAAATTGGTGCCGGCGGACAAACCTCAGTACTGCACCCAGGCCAAGAACGAACCCTTTGACCGTGGTTTGTTGGCGGAACGAATGGTGCGTGATTTGCGCTTTGCCATCGAAGGCAAAATTGGTGCCGAGGCTACCTACGACGTCACTAACTGCGACCGTTCGATTGGTGCGCGCCTGTCCGGTGAAATCGCCCGTCGCTGGGGCAACCATGGCATGAGTGAAGCGCCGCTGAACTTGGCACTGCGTGGCACCGCCGGTCAGTCGTTTGGCGTTTGGAATGCCGGCGGCTTGAACCTGAATCTGGAAGGCGATGCCAACGACTATGTCGGCAAAGGCATGGCCGGTGGTCGTATTACCATTCGTCCGCCCCAGCGCAGTGAGTTTGTCGCTCGCGAGACCTCGATTATCGGTAACACCTGTTTGTACGGTGCCACTGGCGGCACGTTGTATGCGGCGGGTCGGGCCGGCGAACGTTTCGCGGTGCGTAACTCGGGTGCGACCGCGATCGTCGAAGGTGCGGGTGATCACTGCTGTGAGTACATGACCGGCGGTATGGTCATCGTGTTGGGTAAAACCGGCTACAACTTTGGTGCCGGTATGACCGGTGGCTTTGCCTATGTGTTGGACGAGGATCGTCAGTTTGTCGACCTCTACAACCACGAGCTGGTCGATATTACCCGTGTCGGCAGCGAGGCCATGGAAGACCATGCCCAGTACCTGCGCGCTCAGCTGGCGGCCTATGTTGAGGCCACCGCCAGCGCCTGGGGCAGTGAAATCTTGGCGGACTTTGAACACTACCTGCAACAATTCTGGCTGGTGAAGCCGAAGGCTGCTGGACTGGATACCTTGTTGCGCCAAAGCCGCGCGATGGCTCAGTGA
- a CDS encoding shikimate kinase, producing MGSGKSTIGYRLAQSLDWAFCDTDKQIEEATGADIPWIFEKEGEAGFRRRERTALLDSLGRRGSIVSTGGGVVELAENRADLIASDAFVIYLKATPAELARRVGNDPNRPLLQGDDPVAVLTRLLNRRGAWYEAVASHTAHTDRMNPKTLSDSLLERIATL from the coding sequence ATGGGGTCAGGCAAGAGCACCATTGGTTACAGATTAGCCCAGTCCCTTGACTGGGCTTTTTGCGATACGGATAAGCAGATCGAAGAAGCGACTGGGGCCGACATCCCGTGGATCTTTGAAAAAGAGGGCGAGGCTGGCTTTCGCCGTCGCGAACGGACGGCGTTACTGGATTCACTCGGGCGACGCGGCAGCATCGTGTCGACCGGCGGCGGTGTCGTCGAGTTGGCGGAAAATCGGGCCGACCTGATCGCCAGCGATGCCTTTGTGATCTATTTAAAAGCCACCCCCGCCGAATTGGCGCGCCGGGTTGGCAATGATCCGAATCGACCCTTGCTGCAAGGTGATGACCCGGTGGCGGTGCTGACGCGGCTGCTGAACCGGCGCGGTGCCTGGTACGAAGCGGTCGCGAGTCATACCGCGCATACCGATCGCATGAACCCAAAAACCTTATCAGACAGTCTACTGGAGCGGATCGCCACATTATGA
- the aroB gene encoding 3-dehydroquinate synthase, whose protein sequence is MSAQVNVALGERSYTIDIAPGLIRADLARYLPQSEILLVSDSNVGPLYLDAIQAQLGHARVLRYQFEAGEASKRLDVVEAIWSLLMAERFSRKCVLVAVGGGVVGDMTGFAAACYQRGAGFVQIPTTLLAQVDSSVGGKTAVNHPQGKNMIGAFYQPLSVLVDTETLDSLPARQWSAGMAEVIKYGALGSLDFLGWLEHNMAALMARDAVAVAEAIRVSCQMKADIVADDERETGRRALLNLGHTFGHAIEAHEQYRGLLHGEAVAVGMVMATRLSVALGWDAPDNLDRLVALLRAGELPVEPPPGMTPADFMHHMGLDKKVDAGQLRLVLPKPTGSAVISADFDPQALARTLADSCR, encoded by the coding sequence ATGAGTGCACAGGTCAATGTCGCCTTGGGCGAACGCAGCTACACCATTGATATCGCGCCGGGCTTGATTCGAGCGGATTTGGCGCGCTACTTGCCGCAATCGGAGATTTTGCTGGTCAGCGATTCGAATGTTGGGCCGCTGTATCTGGATGCGATCCAGGCCCAGCTGGGTCACGCCCGTGTCCTGCGCTACCAATTCGAGGCCGGCGAAGCGTCCAAGCGCTTGGATGTGGTCGAGGCAATTTGGTCGTTGTTGATGGCCGAGCGATTTTCGCGCAAATGCGTGCTGGTGGCCGTCGGTGGTGGTGTGGTCGGCGATATGACGGGATTTGCCGCGGCCTGCTATCAGCGCGGCGCCGGTTTTGTCCAGATCCCGACGACCTTGCTGGCCCAGGTGGATTCCAGCGTCGGCGGCAAAACCGCGGTCAACCACCCTCAAGGCAAGAACATGATTGGGGCTTTTTACCAGCCATTGAGTGTGCTGGTCGACACCGAGACCTTGGACAGCTTGCCGGCGCGCCAGTGGTCCGCGGGCATGGCCGAAGTGATCAAATACGGAGCCCTTGGCAGCCTCGATTTTCTGGGCTGGCTGGAGCACAACATGGCTGCTTTGATGGCGCGTGATGCGGTCGCGGTGGCCGAGGCGATTCGCGTTTCCTGTCAAATGAAGGCCGACATTGTGGCCGATGATGAACGCGAAACGGGCCGCCGTGCATTGCTGAATTTGGGTCACACTTTTGGCCATGCGATTGAGGCCCACGAGCAATACCGAGGGCTGTTGCACGGCGAAGCGGTGGCGGTCGGGATGGTCATGGCGACTCGGCTGTCGGTCGCGCTGGGCTGGGATGCGCCCGACAACCTGGACCGTTTGGTGGCGCTGTTGCGGGCTGGCGAGTTGCCAGTTGAACCGCCGCCGGGGATGACGCCCGCGGACTTTATGCACCACATGGGGCTGGACAAAAAAGTCGACGCCGGTCAGTTGCGTCTGGTCTTGCCCAAGCCAACTGGGTCTGCGGTGATTAGCGCTGACTTTGACCCGCAGGCGCTGGCGCGGACATTGGCGGACAGCTGCCGATGA
- a CDS encoding pilus assembly protein PilP has translation MKTNALALTGVLVLLGGCMPAADTSDLQRFVAQVQARPGGQIEAVPSFENYEPFVYRAASLRSPFVAPVQQRALNRPVSDPNIKPDPDRAREYLENFSLDSLLMVGTLALGDQGSFALIADNEGQVSRVASGNFLGRNYGRITRISEAYIELTEIVPDGGDGWIERPRTLNLKAPAL, from the coding sequence ATGAAAACTAACGCCCTGGCCCTGACGGGGGTGCTGGTGTTGCTGGGTGGCTGTATGCCGGCGGCCGACACCTCGGACTTACAGCGCTTTGTCGCGCAAGTGCAAGCGCGCCCCGGCGGCCAAATCGAGGCGGTGCCGAGCTTTGAAAACTACGAGCCCTTTGTGTACCGGGCGGCGTCGTTGCGCAGCCCATTCGTCGCACCCGTTCAGCAGCGTGCCCTTAACCGCCCGGTCAGTGACCCCAACATCAAGCCGGACCCGGACCGTGCCCGCGAGTATTTGGAAAACTTCAGCCTCGATTCGCTGCTGATGGTGGGCACTCTCGCGCTGGGCGATCAAGGCAGTTTTGCCTTGATCGCTGATAACGAAGGCCAGGTCAGCCGGGTCGCATCGGGTAACTTTCTGGGCCGTAACTACGGTCGCATTACTCGCATTTCCGAGGCCTACATTGAGCTCACCGAGATCGTCCCAGACGGCGGCGACGGTTGGATCGAACGGCCCCGTACCCTCAATTTAAAAGCCCCCGCGCTCTAA
- a CDS encoding SPOR domain-containing protein codes for MSALVGSGARAQSVLEHWLRFDPGVAELVAPSGMGKSAVAKALGGDDVRLIRISAPIKPDVLLAALTRQLGVAGGDLRASLIKIRKQARTARGAGFHTLIVVDRAEHADDAVLALLGRIGLAAADGDGIAVLLLASTSQRARLTQVSHQGARFDDISLVPLNDDEADELISAHLHDGPWQGDGLAALDRAALIAAAAGNPGRLLAMLANKRNGLPLVARTPAGRKRVMTVFGIGLVLAFGLTGAWVWQWHSESGVAPLPAAADAAEPAGTRDLLAEVEAQIQAPLAEPPAPAPLAEESFDFAGALPAPAAAVELDRLMAEWPQPVLASAPAPVIVSAPVTVPEVAPVSSLVVFAPAPTAPASNEVAAASVQVRPSAADEAKILSSSAASFTLQLFGTRDLAAASNQKNRLPSSIDGRIAEVIHQGNPWFVLVAGDYRTREDAEAASRGLPANVIEQGFWIRSFEGLQNQIREARR; via the coding sequence ATGAGCGCCCTTGTAGGCAGCGGCGCTCGCGCCCAGTCGGTATTGGAGCACTGGTTGCGATTTGACCCGGGTGTGGCCGAACTGGTGGCCCCCAGCGGAATGGGAAAAAGTGCGGTGGCCAAAGCGCTGGGCGGCGACGATGTTCGCCTGATCCGCATCAGCGCACCGATCAAACCGGATGTGTTGTTGGCGGCACTCACCCGCCAACTTGGCGTGGCGGGCGGCGACTTGCGCGCATCGCTGATAAAAATCCGCAAACAGGCGCGGACCGCTCGTGGCGCCGGGTTTCACACGTTAATTGTGGTCGATCGCGCCGAGCACGCCGACGATGCGGTGCTGGCGTTGTTGGGCCGGATTGGGTTGGCCGCCGCCGATGGCGATGGCATTGCCGTGCTGCTGTTGGCCAGCACTTCGCAGCGCGCACGCCTGACCCAGGTGTCGCACCAGGGCGCTCGTTTTGATGATATTTCGCTGGTGCCACTGAATGATGACGAAGCGGATGAGCTGATTTCGGCGCACCTGCATGATGGCCCCTGGCAGGGCGATGGGCTGGCAGCCTTGGACCGGGCGGCGTTGATCGCGGCCGCGGCCGGCAACCCCGGGCGCCTACTGGCAATGTTGGCCAACAAACGCAATGGCCTGCCTTTGGTGGCGCGGACACCGGCCGGACGCAAGCGCGTGATGACGGTGTTTGGGATTGGCTTGGTGCTGGCCTTTGGCTTGACTGGGGCCTGGGTTTGGCAGTGGCACAGCGAATCCGGAGTGGCGCCGTTGCCGGCTGCAGCTGACGCTGCCGAACCTGCCGGTACGCGCGATTTGTTGGCCGAGGTCGAAGCCCAAATCCAAGCACCGCTGGCCGAGCCGCCTGCGCCTGCACCGCTGGCCGAGGAAAGCTTTGACTTTGCCGGCGCCTTGCCGGCTCCGGCGGCGGCGGTTGAGCTGGATCGGTTGATGGCCGAGTGGCCGCAGCCAGTACTCGCCAGTGCCCCGGCCCCGGTGATTGTCAGCGCGCCCGTGACGGTCCCGGAGGTTGCACCGGTCAGTAGTCTGGTGGTGTTCGCCCCAGCCCCGACTGCCCCGGCGTCAAATGAGGTCGCAGCGGCGTCCGTGCAGGTCCGCCCTAGCGCGGCGGATGAGGCGAAAATCTTGTCTAGCAGCGCCGCATCCTTTACTCTGCAGCTCTTTGGGACGCGTGATCTTGCTGCGGCAAGTAACCAAAAGAATCGATTGCCATCGAGCATTGACGGCCGAATTGCGGAGGTGATCCACCAAGGAAACCCGTGGTTTGTGCTGGTCGCCGGTGACTATCGAACGCGAGAAGACGCCGAAGCCGCCAGTCGCGGCCTACCGGCAAACGTAATCGAACAAGGCTTTTGGATCCGCTCGTTTGAGGGGCTTCAAAACCAGATAAGAGAGGCACGGCGCTAA